Below is a genomic region from Shimia isoporae.
GGTCACGTGGAAGACGTCAACTTCTCGTTCGAAGGCCCTTTCGGCAAATTCGACCAGAACCAGCTGCAGCGCGGCCTTCAGGTTTACACCGAAGTCTGCTCCGCATGTCACGGTCTGCGCTACGTGCCTTTGCGCACGCTGGCGGACGAAGGTGGCCCGCACCTGCCGGAAGATCAGGTACGCGCTTACGCGGCCCAGTTCGACATCTATGATCCGGAGCTGGACGAAGACCGTCCGCGCAGAGTCACTGACCACTTCCCGGATAGTGGCGTGGCAGAAGCACCGGACCTCAGCCTGATGGCCAAGGCCCGCGCGGGTTTTCATGGTCCGTACGGCACCGGTATCAACCAGCTGGTCAAAGGCATGGGCGGTCCAGAATACACCTTCTCGATCCTGACCGGTTACACCGGTAAGGAAAAAGAAGAAGCCGGCACAACCTTCTATGAAAACACCGCCTTCCCAGGTGGCTGGATTGCGATGGCGCCGCCGCTCTATGGTGAGGACGTGGAATTTGCTGACGGCCATTCCAACAGCTTGCACCACGAAGCGGAAGACGTCGCAGCCTTCTTGATGTGGGCCGCAGAACCCAAGATGATGGCCCGTAAGCAGGCTGGCTTTGTTGGGGTGCTGTTTCTGTCGATCCTGACCGTGCTTCTTTACCTGACGAACAAGAAGCTCTGGGCGCCGATCAAAGGCAAAAAGCTCGACCTTTGATCTCTTACAGATCCAATAGAGAAGCCCCGTCGATCTCCGACGGGGCTTTTTTCGTGCGCGGGAACACCTTTAGAAAAAAGCTGACCTGCAGATATTCTGTGCTACCGTTTCTGTAATTTCGACAGTCATCGGGTTTCAAAATGGTCTTTCGCCAATCAATCGCCACTCTTTTCATTGCACTGCTTTCAGCTACCTCCGCATTTGGCCAATCCCTGACCCTTGAGGACGACAGCGGATGGCGTCACGGCTTCTCCATCGGGCTTTTCGGAGCCGTACGGACACGCGGGGAAGTGACCGTAGCAGGCAACCCTGCCGATCTGGATCTGTCTCTGAGGGATGCACTCAAGCATCTCGATTTCACCGCAACAGGCCGGTACGAAGCCTGGAACGGAAACTTCGGCCTTATCGCAGAAGGGCACTACATAGGCCTTTCGGAATCCTCCACGATCTCCTTAGGGCCGTTTGGCGGCACTACAGTTTCGGTCGACTCGGTCCAAAGTTGGTTGAGTCTGCTTGGTGCCTATCGCGTTTCACAAGGCACAACCAACGCAGGCCAGCCATACGCCTTCGATCTGCAGGCCGGCGCACGCTACAACCGGCTGAAACAGACACTGTCTACTACAGGCCTTTTGGGCACTGTGGGAGGTACTGAATATTGGTGGGCCCCTGTTGTCGCTGCCCGCTATGCTTGGGGGATTAACGACAAGTGGAGCGGCTCAGTTCTCGTGGACGCGTCCGGTTTTGGCGTAAACGGCAACGATCTCAGCTGGAGCGGCACTATCGGATTTACACGCAAGTTCAACGAACGCTCGTCCCTGTTTCTCGGTTGGCGACATGTCGACTTCAAGTATAGCACCACCCGTGTAGACGGAGCGTTCGGCGCAAACATGTGGTCGACTGGTCCACTTATTGCGTACACGCACACTTTCAACTGAGCCTGATTTCCAACTAGAGGAGCGCCTCTGTGGAACCGACGTAATACCGACGTTTTGCAGACGTTTTGCAGACGTCGTTATTCAAGCCAAATAGTCACGCGATCGGATTGCCCTTCGGCATCAAGAACCGTCAGAACCGACGCCCCCCTGCCAACCATCGGCAAAGCCACTTCGTGGCGTCGAATACCCGTCGCCACAGGGACACCATTTGCCAGAACTGAAAAAGGCTGCACACCGTTTTTCAGTTTGACCGTCACTCCCGATCCCGTATCCAACAACCGCGCACCGTCCGGCGGAAAAGCGACGGTCAACCGGTCCGGCGATATGTCAAAAACCGCGCCGCGACTTCTGAATCTTCTAAGGGGCTCAGGCAACTGGGCATTAGCGAGCAAAATGGTCTCAGCTGGAGGCGGGCCAAGCGGATCAAGGTCTGGCTTGATGTGTTGGAAAACATCAAAAAGCAACGGGGCGGCGACATCGCCCCCCAACGCGCCAGGCATCGGGGTGCCATCTGGTCTCCCAATCCACACACCCGCAACATGACGCCCGTCAAACCCGATCGCCCAAATGTCTCGATGCCCGTAACTTGTGCCCGTTTTATATGCCAACCGGTTCCTTGGAGCCCCTTCTGGTGGCGCGATACCGGACAGGATGTGCCCAATATGCCAGGCAGCCGATCTACTCATAATTTTCTGATTTGGTTCCGGTTTATGCGACACTCGCCAGTGTAAGCCGACCGCTTTCCCTTTGTTGGCGATCCCCGCGTACAGCTGAACTAACTCTTCCAGATTTAGCCCCACTCCCCCAAGTGCGACCGCCAAGCCAGCCTGACCGCCTGGAAGCTTCGGCACGCTTCCTGACCGTCGCAACCCGGCCATTAGATTGGCTGGACCAATCTCCTCGGTCAGCATGACAACCGGAATATTCAGAGATAATGCCAGCGCCTCCGAAACTCTTACATCGCCGCGGAATTTTCCGTCAAAGTTCCGTGGCTTGTACGTCCCGAACGCCACCGGAGCATCCCGGACAACTGTTTCCGGGTGGACCAATCCCTGATCGAAAGATAACCCGTAAACCAGCGGCTTGAGGGTCGAACCCGGTGAACGTTTGGCCCGCGTCATATCGATAAAACCCTGCCTTCGATCAGCTGCTGAGAACTGTGCTGATCCGACCGAAGCGAGGATTTCACCGCTCGTATGATCTGCCACCAAAAGGGCAATGGACACCTTGCTTCCAAAATCGGCCACAACATGCTTCGCAAGTCGCTCCAATCCATTTTGCAAAGGTAAATCGACTGTCAAATCATGGCGCAATGCGTCCGGATTGGCCGCTTGCGCCCGATCGGCAAGATGCGGTGCAAACTGCGGGAAGAGACGTCGGCGATTTGGAACTGGCTCACTCAAGGCAGCTTCAACATCCTCGAAAGACAGCACCCCTGCCGCCAAACTACGCTCCAAAACACGTTCGCGCGCCAACAAAGCACTTTGGGGAAATCGATCAGGGCGACGGCTGTTGGGGCTTTGCGGCAAAGAGACCAACAACGCCGCCTCGGCATCCGTCAAACGCGTCGGCTCTTTGCCAAACCAAGCAAGCGTCGCCGCGCGAATGCCCTCAAGGTTTCCCCCATACGGTGCATGAGTCAGGTAGAGATCAAGAATGCGCTTTTTGCTCAGCTGCCTCTCTAGCGCCAGTGCCAAACGTACCTGTCGTATCTTTCCCGACCACGCGCCCGTGCCCGAATTCTCAAGAAGTCGGGCAACCTGCATTGTCAGTGTGGACCCACCGGACACAATTTCACCGTTCAACAGTGCTTGAGCGCCGGCCCTCAACATGGCCCGGAAATCAACGCCTCCGTGGGCGAAGAACCTCTTGTCTTCATAGGTGATCAACAACTTTAAAAAGCCCTGATCCACCTGTTCCGCAGAGGCGCCTAGCCTCCAAATACCGTCATCAACCGTGTAAGCCCTCAATAGGCTGCCATTGCGGTCCATCACCTCGACAGAGGTATCCGTCAATAAGCTGGGTAGCTCCGTCCGATCGACCCAGCTATCGACTGCGTCTCTCCCACCTGCAGCGATCAAGAGCAGAAAGACACCAAAAAATGGCCAGAACTTTCGCATCAATCAGTCGCCTACAACAAGCCGACCGGCATCAGTGTTTGCGCGGTAACGCGGGCGATACATATCTTCTACGGACGCTGCCGGGTGGTGGTAGTCCCCTGGGGAAACAGCCCGCACGATGTAAGCCAGCCGGAAAGGCTTGGCAGAACGCCAGTCAACTGCAGCCAAAAAGCGATCGGACCTAAATTCCGTTGCTTCTGCCCAAGTCGTTTCAAGCCAATCGAGTTCGCGCACATCACCGCTCTCCAGAAGATTCGGATTGTCGATCTCAAACCCCGCCGGCAGTGGATCATTCACCATCAGGCGCGCGCCACCATCTTCGAAAGCTTCCACTGTCAAAACCGCAACAAATCGGTCTCCGGATTTAACCTTGGCAGGATCCATAGCCGAGCCGTCCATCGCAAAATAGGAACGATCAATCGAATATCCGTACCCGCCGGATGTCACAGGATAATCTGGAACACCGACAGCCGTAATCGTCACGTTCTGCGGCTGAAGTCCCCGGTTAGTGATTTCTACCGGATTGGTAGAAAAGTCATCCTCAAAGCGCCTTAGCAACGGGCCAGCCAGCGGAGTTCCATCTACGTTAAGCCCTCGCTGGCTGTCATCCTCAATCAGCGCATGCGCGGCCATCAATGACCAAACGCTCTCTTGCGTCGACAGCGTTTGACCAGCCGCCGAAATTCGCGTCGATAGAGCATCGAAATCTACGGCACTACTTCCAGCCTCCAATGCCAGTGTCATCAGCCCAGCAGTGTCCCTCAGGCGTGTACCATAGTCCGCCCTCCAGAATTGCGCGGGTGTTTGGGAAGACTCTTCCTCCACCAGGCGCGCTGCTTGGCGGAACATGCTGTCCGCACGAGTTTGATCACCATAGTACGCCAGCGCAGCACCAATTTGAGCTGCCGCGAGAGGCGTAGCGAAGTCTTCCGCTTTCACGTCTGCGTAGTATCTCAGATCGCCCATGGCCGCGGCGCCCTCGCGGGCCAAAACAAGCAAAGCGTAGGCAATGTCTTCCCCACCTTCGTCAAAGTCAGGTGCGTAGTTCACACGGTTGCGCAAATTGTCCATAGCCTGGCGGAATGCCAACTCCGGCACCGCATATCCTTCTCTTTTCGCGCGGGACAGAAAATCACTAACATAGGCATCTAGCCAGAAGTCGCCACTTTCCGCACGCCAGAGACCGAAAGCGCCATTGCTTGCCTGGCGGGTCAGGACCCGTGCAACGGCTTGATCAATTCTCTCCCGAATTTTGTTGCGCGGGGTCAAACCAAGCGCATCCGAAATACTTTCGAAATACAGTAGTGGAAGCGCTTGCGATGTTACCTGTTCCGTGCAGCCATAAGGGTACCGGTCCAACGATTGCAGCAAACCCGGTGCGTCAAATCTGGCCAAAGCGCCGGAGGAAATCATGGCGGTCCCTGTGCCTGGCCGCATTTCTGCAAAAAGATCATCGCCTAATGTAAGCGTTTCACCGTTTGCAAGCGTGATCATCTGCGTTTCACTAACTTCCGGATCGTTAGCGCGGACTGGCAGAACCATTGTTTTTACAAGCTGTTTGCCATCTGGCGTGGTCAGTGCCACTCGAATTTTGTGATCTCCCACACCGCTGGCGACCAAAGGAAGAACAAGTTTTTCAGTTCCCAGTTCGTCTAAGGTCACGCCACTTGGGACAGCCTCGGTGAGCAGCAGCCCAGGTGCAACGACATCAAGTCCCATTCGCCCCGCAGGGCCCTCGGCATGCACAATCTCCAAGAGCAAGCGAGAGCTGTCCCCCGGAGCGAGAAACCGTGGCAGGCTCGCCGTTACGACCACCGGATCGCGCACAACAATGTCCCGATCGGCTTGACCCACACCGGTCGCTGACCAAGCAATAGCCATCAGCCGAACAGTTCCATTGAATTCCGGCAACTCAAACGAAACCGATGCTGATCCGTCGGGCGCAATCTCCAACGGTCCCGAGAAATAGGCCACCAGTTCCTCCGTTGGCGGAGGAGATTCGAAGCGCGTGCCGGTACTTGCATCGCCGCCGGAACGCAGCGCCCCCATATTGCCGCTCATGCCGTCGATCAACCGCCCATAGACGTCGCGGATCTCCACACCCAGTCTTCGCTGTCCAAAATAATGATCAGACGGGTCAGGGCTGTCGAAACCGGTCAAATTCAGGATCCCTAGGTCCACGGCCGCAACGGTTACAAAAGCTGTCTCGCCAGGAGCAACTCCGTCCACCTGCACCTTGGCGGTCAAAGGCCCCCTCGGACTGGCCTTTTCGGGCGCTTCCAAGGAGACAGACAGTTGTTTCTTGTCCGGATCTACTTTTGCGTAAGACAGTCCCAGAGACCTTGCTGGGTTCTGTCCTGCGGGGGTGTCCGAAGCTCTGATGACTGAAGCCGTGACATAGGCGCCTGCTCCCCATTCATCAGTTACATCAAGTGGAATGACGTTTTCGCCTTCCACTACTTCGATCGCCTTCATTGCAATCAGACGGTTTGACACAACCGAAATTATCGCGGTTCCGGAATACCGGGGAACAATCCGCAAGTTCGCCGTATCTCCGCTTCGATAATCGCTCTTATCCAATGAAAGCTCGAGTGTATCGGGGGTCTCTGTCGCATCTACCGGGGCATACCAACCAGCGTAGAAATCAATAGAGCTAGCGACTTGATCACCTCCGATCTGCTCCACAACAAGTTCGTATTGCCCCCAATCAACAGGCGCCTCAATTGAAAGAGGTTCAGAATTCAAAGTGGCGGTTCCGCTCGCGACGCGCGTCCGGCGGGTTGTCGGTTCCCATTCCCAATTGCCGTAGAGTTGGTACCACTGGTAGGTGGTTTGCACACGGTTCACCGTCCAGTTGACCACCATCGGCGTAGGTGCCAAATCGGGCCCAAGTCCAATAATCTGAAACCGTGCCGAGCTGTTTTCGGCAACCACACTCTCAAATTCTGGCTTTATACCGATCATAGACCCGGCAGCCGCAACGGGATGCGAAATTGAACGCTCAACCGGGCGTCCAGAACCCTCAAGAAGACGTACCTTGATATCGGCTTCAAGCGCCATGCCCTCCGCAACCTGATCAGGCAAAGGTAAGAAGACGTCAGCATTGCCGCCCTCATCCGTCTCTTCGCCACCGAAATACTCCGTGCTGGAATAAAACGGTACATCATGACGACCAAACCGATAGCCGTCGAAGCCAGCGACGGATGCGCGCGGCTTCAACCTCAATTCACCTTCAACTTCCAGATCCGCTCCCGGGGCGCCGAAAAGGTAATGCGCCGTCACTTTCAGAGGCGACATATCCGAAGAGTCCAGCGGTGCTTCAGGAAGGGTAAGGTCGAAATCTATGCGCTCTGGAAGAAAGTCCTCTACCAACACTTTCTGTGTCGCCAAAGCAGGTGCTTCCAAATCCGCTTTGAAACTGATCCGCCAAGTTCCCCGGGGCACCGTCGCTCCCAGAGGCATAGAGAAGACATGACCACCGGATTTGTCCGAAGTCGACGTGTGACGCGCATATTCGACGCCATCGGGACGCGTCAGAATGGCGGTTACCGGCAAGCCCGGCAATGCCTGCGCCACGTCGCCGCGAGCCAGTGCAGTAACGTGGATCGTTTCTCCGACACGGTAGGCGCCGCGATCTGTTGCAACAAAGAGATCAATGGGAGGCGCGGGAGGGCGGCCTTCGACCCCGCGGTCGGACAGATCAAAGGCAGCATCGGTCAGAGACAAGAAGCTAAAGTCTCCGTCCGCCTCAACCATCACCAGCGCTGGCGCGGCTCCACCTGTACCGCGGGTCAGACCTGCCTCAAACAGGGCATACCCTTCCGGCCCGCTCTCGACTGCACCCAGCACACGATTGGATCGCGACAGAAGCGTGACTTTGGCGCCTTGCCAAGCACTTGCATCGCCAAGATGGCGCACAAAAACATGCAGTCCGTCAACGCCACTCAGGCTGGTCAACCCAATATCCGAAAGGATGAACCACTGTGTAGTGGAGGTCTCGTCGTACACGTCAGCGCCTGGCAAATCTGCGGTTAGCGCATAGACACCAGGCGGCTGTCCCTCAAGCGCTTCACCGATGGGCAAACGGGTCGTCATGGTCTGGTTTAGCGTGTTCTGTACCTCCCCAGTGCCTTTCCAAACCGTTTCAGCCACATCACGACCGAAATCTTCTATTTGCCAATAGCTTAGCGG
It encodes:
- a CDS encoding cytochrome c1 codes for the protein MLKKLSIIALAALSFSAGGVLAAGGAGHVEDVNFSFEGPFGKFDQNQLQRGLQVYTEVCSACHGLRYVPLRTLADEGGPHLPEDQVRAYAAQFDIYDPELDEDRPRRVTDHFPDSGVAEAPDLSLMAKARAGFHGPYGTGINQLVKGMGGPEYTFSILTGYTGKEKEEAGTTFYENTAFPGGWIAMAPPLYGEDVEFADGHSNSLHHEAEDVAAFLMWAAEPKMMARKQAGFVGVLFLSILTVLLYLTNKKLWAPIKGKKLDL
- the pbpC gene encoding penicillin-binding protein 1C: MRKFWPFFGVFLLLIAAGGRDAVDSWVDRTELPSLLTDTSVEVMDRNGSLLRAYTVDDGIWRLGASAEQVDQGFLKLLITYEDKRFFAHGGVDFRAMLRAGAQALLNGEIVSGGSTLTMQVARLLENSGTGAWSGKIRQVRLALALERQLSKKRILDLYLTHAPYGGNLEGIRAATLAWFGKEPTRLTDAEAALLVSLPQSPNSRRPDRFPQSALLARERVLERSLAAGVLSFEDVEAALSEPVPNRRRLFPQFAPHLADRAQAANPDALRHDLTVDLPLQNGLERLAKHVVADFGSKVSIALLVADHTSGEILASVGSAQFSAADRRQGFIDMTRAKRSPGSTLKPLVYGLSFDQGLVHPETVVRDAPVAFGTYKPRNFDGKFRGDVRVSEALALSLNIPVVMLTEEIGPANLMAGLRRSGSVPKLPGGQAGLAVALGGVGLNLEELVQLYAGIANKGKAVGLHWRVSHKPEPNQKIMSRSAAWHIGHILSGIAPPEGAPRNRLAYKTGTSYGHRDIWAIGFDGRHVAGVWIGRPDGTPMPGALGGDVAAPLLFDVFQHIKPDLDPLGPPPAETILLANAQLPEPLRRFRSRGAVFDISPDRLTVAFPPDGARLLDTGSGVTVKLKNGVQPFSVLANGVPVATGIRRHEVALPMVGRGASVLTVLDAEGQSDRVTIWLE
- a CDS encoding alpha-2-macroglobulin family protein produces the protein MNFLGFSAVAEQTYIPDRRVVVSRDLDFYGSDLQNIFDTTYDACIKACLANPKCVAFTFNSKSNSCFPKGAITDKQPYEGALSAEVLAPTFAEHELARVRAKDIGFLGASDALRAKELAENIGRIHAAGPWTVQEMLAAAADRRSKNELVSAMRWTGGALSKSDTSDLWVEYARLNGVIEGSKSADTRRYRDRAYFSAINGYLRASNDPARVSALLELSERLEERNRGRDIVQTLRLAETIQPRSDVVSALDDAISKYGFRITEHSVESDLADPRLCVEFNEDLVKSGVDYAPFVKLPDNRLAVQAEEKSLCIEGLSHGQRISVTFRAGLPAESGEALIKDINISAYVRDRSPSVGFAGRAYVLPRTSNAGLPIETVNLDLVDLTLQRVNDRNLLRAIQDNYFGKPLSYWQIEDFGRDVAETVWKGTGEVQNTLNQTMTTRLPIGEALEGQPPGVYALTADLPGADVYDETSTTQWFILSDIGLTSLSGVDGLHVFVRHLGDASAWQGAKVTLLSRSNRVLGAVESGPEGYALFEAGLTRGTGGAAPALVMVEADGDFSFLSLTDAAFDLSDRGVEGRPPAPPIDLFVATDRGAYRVGETIHVTALARGDVAQALPGLPVTAILTRPDGVEYARHTSTSDKSGGHVFSMPLGATVPRGTWRISFKADLEAPALATQKVLVEDFLPERIDFDLTLPEAPLDSSDMSPLKVTAHYLFGAPGADLEVEGELRLKPRASVAGFDGYRFGRHDVPFYSSTEYFGGEETDEGGNADVFLPLPDQVAEGMALEADIKVRLLEGSGRPVERSISHPVAAAGSMIGIKPEFESVVAENSSARFQIIGLGPDLAPTPMVVNWTVNRVQTTYQWYQLYGNWEWEPTTRRTRVASGTATLNSEPLSIEAPVDWGQYELVVEQIGGDQVASSIDFYAGWYAPVDATETPDTLELSLDKSDYRSGDTANLRIVPRYSGTAIISVVSNRLIAMKAIEVVEGENVIPLDVTDEWGAGAYVTASVIRASDTPAGQNPARSLGLSYAKVDPDKKQLSVSLEAPEKASPRGPLTAKVQVDGVAPGETAFVTVAAVDLGILNLTGFDSPDPSDHYFGQRRLGVEIRDVYGRLIDGMSGNMGALRSGGDASTGTRFESPPPTEELVAYFSGPLEIAPDGSASVSFELPEFNGTVRLMAIAWSATGVGQADRDIVVRDPVVVTASLPRFLAPGDSSRLLLEIVHAEGPAGRMGLDVVAPGLLLTEAVPSGVTLDELGTEKLVLPLVASGVGDHKIRVALTTPDGKQLVKTMVLPVRANDPEVSETQMITLANGETLTLGDDLFAEMRPGTGTAMISSGALARFDAPGLLQSLDRYPYGCTEQVTSQALPLLYFESISDALGLTPRNKIRERIDQAVARVLTRQASNGAFGLWRAESGDFWLDAYVSDFLSRAKREGYAVPELAFRQAMDNLRNRVNYAPDFDEGGEDIAYALLVLAREGAAAMGDLRYYADVKAEDFATPLAAAQIGAALAYYGDQTRADSMFRQAARLVEEESSQTPAQFWRADYGTRLRDTAGLMTLALEAGSSAVDFDALSTRISAAGQTLSTQESVWSLMAAHALIEDDSQRGLNVDGTPLAGPLLRRFEDDFSTNPVEITNRGLQPQNVTITAVGVPDYPVTSGGYGYSIDRSYFAMDGSAMDPAKVKSGDRFVAVLTVEAFEDGGARLMVNDPLPAGFEIDNPNLLESGDVRELDWLETTWAEATEFRSDRFLAAVDWRSAKPFRLAYIVRAVSPGDYHHPAASVEDMYRPRYRANTDAGRLVVGD